The Callithrix jacchus isolate 240 chromosome X, calJac240_pri, whole genome shotgun sequence genome contains a region encoding:
- the PORCN gene encoding protein-serine O-palmitoleoyltransferase porcupine isoform X1 has product MYLTSHTLPQSPSTLPLHGLGSPKLKCECWSPSLEQGLPHGHPLPLCPRFDRSIHLVFHPWGSEMATFSRQEFFQQLLQGCLLPTAQQGLDQIWLLLAICLACRLLWRLGLPSYLKHASTVAGGFFSLYHFFQLHMVWVVLLSLLCYLVLFLCRHSSHRGVFLSVTILIYLLMGEMHMVDTVTWHKMRGAQMIVAMKAVSLGFDLDRGEVGAVPSPVEFMGYLYFVGTIVFGPWISFHSYLQAVQGRPLSRQWLQKVAWSLALALLCLVLSTCVGPYLFPYFIPLNGDRLLRNKKRKARGTMVRWLRAYESAVSFHFSNYFVGFLSEATATLAGAGFTEEKDHLEWDLTVSKPLNVELPRSMVEVVTSWNLPMSYWLNNYVFKNALRLGTFSAVLVTYAASALLHGFSFHLAAVLMSLAFITYVEHVLRKRLARILSACVLSKRCPPDCSHRHRLGLGVRALNLFFGALAIFHLAYLGSLFDVDVDDTTEEQGYGMAYTLHKWSELSWASHWVTFGCWIFYRLIG; this is encoded by the exons ATGTACCTGACTTCTCACACCCTCCCCCAGTCCCCCAGTACCTTACCTCTACATGGGTTGGGCAGCCCCAAACTGAAATGTGAGTGCTGGAGTCCATCCCTTGAGCAAGGTCTGCCCCACGGACACCCGCTCCCTCTGTGTCCCCGCTTTGACAGATCTATCCATCTGGTCTTCCATCCGTGGGGGTCCGAAATGGCCACCTTCAGCCGCCAGGAATTTTTCCAACAGCTACTGCAAGGCTGTCTCCTGCCTACTGCCCAGCAGGGCCTTGACCAGATCTGGCTGCTCCTTGCCATCTGCCTTGCCTGCCGCCTCCTCTGGAGGCTCG GGTTGCCATCCTACCTGAAGCATGCAAGCACCGTGGCAGGCGGGTTCTTCAGCCTCTACCACTTCTTCCAGCTGCACATGGTTTGGGTCGTgctgctcagcctcctgtgctACCTCGTGCTGTTCCTCTGCCGACATTCCTCCCATCGAGGCGTCTTCCTCTCCGTCACCATCCTCATCTACCTACTCATGGG TGAGATGCACATGGTAGACACCGTGACATGGCACAAGATGCGAG GGGCCCAGATGATCGTGGCCATGAAGGCAGTGTCTCTGGGCTTCGACCTGGACCGGGGCGAGGTGGGTGCAGTGCCCTCACCAGTGGAGTTCATGGGCTACCTCTACTTCGTGGGCACCATTGTCTTCGGGCCCTGGATATCCTTCCACAGCTACCTACAGGCTGTCCAAGGCCGCCCACTG AGCCGCCAGTGGCTGCAGAAGGTGGCCTGGAGCCTGGCACTGGCCCTGCTGTGCCTTGTGCTGTCCACTTGCGTGGGCCCCTATCTCTTCCCGTACTTCATCCCCCTCAACGGTGACCGCCTCCTTCGCAA CAAGAAACGCAAAGCCAG GGGCACCATGGTAAG GTGGCTGCGAGCCTACGAGAGTGCTGTCTCCTTCCACTTCAGCAACTATTTTGTGGGCTTTCTGTCCGAGGCCACGGCCACGTTGGCGGGGGCTGGCTTTACCGAGGAGAAGGATCACCTGGAATG GGATCTGACGGTGTCCAAGCCACTGAATGTGGAGCTGCCTCGGTCAATGGTAGAAGTTGTCACAAGCTGGAACCTGCCCATGTCTTATTGGCTAAATAACT ATGTTTTCAAGAATGCTCTCCGCCTGGGGACCTTCTCAGCTGTGCTGGTCACCTATGCAGCCAGTGCCCTCTTGCAT GGCTTCAGCTTCCACCTGGCTGCAGTCCTGATGTCCCTGGCTTTTATCACTTATGTGGAACATG TCCTTCGGAAGCGCCTGGCTCGGATCCTCAGTGCCTGTGTCTTGTCAAAGCGGTGCCCGCCAGACTGTTCACACCGGCATCGCTTG GGCCTGGGGGTGCGAGCCTTAAACTTGTTCTTTGGAGCCCTGGCCATCTTCCACCTGGCCTACCTGGGCTCCCTGTTTGATGTCGATGTGGATGACACCACAGAGGAGCAG GGCTACGGCATGGCATACACTCTCCACAAGTGGTCAGAGCTCAGCTGGGCCAGTCACTGGGTCACTTTTGGATGCTGGATCTTCTACCGTCTCATAGGCTGA
- the PORCN gene encoding protein-serine O-palmitoleoyltransferase porcupine isoform X4: MYLTSHTLPQSPSTLPLHGLGSPKLKCECWSPSLEQGLPHGHPLPLCPRFDRSIHLVFHPWGSEMATFSRQEFFQQLLQGCLLPTAQQGLDQIWLLLAICLACRLLWRLGLPSYLKHASTVAGGFFSLYHFFQLHMVWVVLLSLLCYLVLFLCRHSSHRGVFLSVTILIYLLMGEMHMVDTVTWHKMRGAQMIVAMKAVSLGFDLDRGEVGAVPSPVEFMGYLYFVGTIVFGPWISFHSYLQAVQGRPLSRQWLQKVAWSLALALLCLVLSTCVGPYLFPYFIPLNGDRLLRKWLRAYESAVSFHFSNYFVGFLSEATATLAGAGFTEEKDHLEWDLTVSKPLNVELPRSMVEVVTSWNLPMSYWLNNYVFKNALRLGTFSAVLVTYAASALLHGFSFHLAAVLMSLAFITYVEHVLRKRLARILSACVLSKRCPPDCSHRHRLGLGVRALNLFFGALAIFHLAYLGSLFDVDVDDTTEEQGYGMAYTLHKWSELSWASHWVTFGCWIFYRLIG, encoded by the exons ATGTACCTGACTTCTCACACCCTCCCCCAGTCCCCCAGTACCTTACCTCTACATGGGTTGGGCAGCCCCAAACTGAAATGTGAGTGCTGGAGTCCATCCCTTGAGCAAGGTCTGCCCCACGGACACCCGCTCCCTCTGTGTCCCCGCTTTGACAGATCTATCCATCTGGTCTTCCATCCGTGGGGGTCCGAAATGGCCACCTTCAGCCGCCAGGAATTTTTCCAACAGCTACTGCAAGGCTGTCTCCTGCCTACTGCCCAGCAGGGCCTTGACCAGATCTGGCTGCTCCTTGCCATCTGCCTTGCCTGCCGCCTCCTCTGGAGGCTCG GGTTGCCATCCTACCTGAAGCATGCAAGCACCGTGGCAGGCGGGTTCTTCAGCCTCTACCACTTCTTCCAGCTGCACATGGTTTGGGTCGTgctgctcagcctcctgtgctACCTCGTGCTGTTCCTCTGCCGACATTCCTCCCATCGAGGCGTCTTCCTCTCCGTCACCATCCTCATCTACCTACTCATGGG TGAGATGCACATGGTAGACACCGTGACATGGCACAAGATGCGAG GGGCCCAGATGATCGTGGCCATGAAGGCAGTGTCTCTGGGCTTCGACCTGGACCGGGGCGAGGTGGGTGCAGTGCCCTCACCAGTGGAGTTCATGGGCTACCTCTACTTCGTGGGCACCATTGTCTTCGGGCCCTGGATATCCTTCCACAGCTACCTACAGGCTGTCCAAGGCCGCCCACTG AGCCGCCAGTGGCTGCAGAAGGTGGCCTGGAGCCTGGCACTGGCCCTGCTGTGCCTTGTGCTGTCCACTTGCGTGGGCCCCTATCTCTTCCCGTACTTCATCCCCCTCAACGGTGACCGCCTCCTTCGCAA GTGGCTGCGAGCCTACGAGAGTGCTGTCTCCTTCCACTTCAGCAACTATTTTGTGGGCTTTCTGTCCGAGGCCACGGCCACGTTGGCGGGGGCTGGCTTTACCGAGGAGAAGGATCACCTGGAATG GGATCTGACGGTGTCCAAGCCACTGAATGTGGAGCTGCCTCGGTCAATGGTAGAAGTTGTCACAAGCTGGAACCTGCCCATGTCTTATTGGCTAAATAACT ATGTTTTCAAGAATGCTCTCCGCCTGGGGACCTTCTCAGCTGTGCTGGTCACCTATGCAGCCAGTGCCCTCTTGCAT GGCTTCAGCTTCCACCTGGCTGCAGTCCTGATGTCCCTGGCTTTTATCACTTATGTGGAACATG TCCTTCGGAAGCGCCTGGCTCGGATCCTCAGTGCCTGTGTCTTGTCAAAGCGGTGCCCGCCAGACTGTTCACACCGGCATCGCTTG GGCCTGGGGGTGCGAGCCTTAAACTTGTTCTTTGGAGCCCTGGCCATCTTCCACCTGGCCTACCTGGGCTCCCTGTTTGATGTCGATGTGGATGACACCACAGAGGAGCAG GGCTACGGCATGGCATACACTCTCCACAAGTGGTCAGAGCTCAGCTGGGCCAGTCACTGGGTCACTTTTGGATGCTGGATCTTCTACCGTCTCATAGGCTGA
- the PORCN gene encoding protein-serine O-palmitoleoyltransferase porcupine isoform X2: protein MATFSRQEFFQQLLQGCLLPTAQQGLDQIWLLLAICLACRLLWRLGLPSYLKHASTVAGGFFSLYHFFQLHMVWVVLLSLLCYLVLFLCRHSSHRGVFLSVTILIYLLMGEMHMVDTVTWHKMRGAQMIVAMKAVSLGFDLDRGEVGAVPSPVEFMGYLYFVGTIVFGPWISFHSYLQAVQGRPLSRQWLQKVAWSLALALLCLVLSTCVGPYLFPYFIPLNGDRLLRNKKRKARGTMVRWLRAYESAVSFHFSNYFVGFLSEATATLAGAGFTEEKDHLEWDLTVSKPLNVELPRSMVEVVTSWNLPMSYWLNNYVFKNALRLGTFSAVLVTYAASALLHGFSFHLAAVLMSLAFITYVEHVLRKRLARILSACVLSKRCPPDCSHRHRLGLGVRALNLFFGALAIFHLAYLGSLFDVDVDDTTEEQGYGMAYTLHKWSELSWASHWVTFGCWIFYRLIG, encoded by the exons ATGGCCACCTTCAGCCGCCAGGAATTTTTCCAACAGCTACTGCAAGGCTGTCTCCTGCCTACTGCCCAGCAGGGCCTTGACCAGATCTGGCTGCTCCTTGCCATCTGCCTTGCCTGCCGCCTCCTCTGGAGGCTCG GGTTGCCATCCTACCTGAAGCATGCAAGCACCGTGGCAGGCGGGTTCTTCAGCCTCTACCACTTCTTCCAGCTGCACATGGTTTGGGTCGTgctgctcagcctcctgtgctACCTCGTGCTGTTCCTCTGCCGACATTCCTCCCATCGAGGCGTCTTCCTCTCCGTCACCATCCTCATCTACCTACTCATGGG TGAGATGCACATGGTAGACACCGTGACATGGCACAAGATGCGAG GGGCCCAGATGATCGTGGCCATGAAGGCAGTGTCTCTGGGCTTCGACCTGGACCGGGGCGAGGTGGGTGCAGTGCCCTCACCAGTGGAGTTCATGGGCTACCTCTACTTCGTGGGCACCATTGTCTTCGGGCCCTGGATATCCTTCCACAGCTACCTACAGGCTGTCCAAGGCCGCCCACTG AGCCGCCAGTGGCTGCAGAAGGTGGCCTGGAGCCTGGCACTGGCCCTGCTGTGCCTTGTGCTGTCCACTTGCGTGGGCCCCTATCTCTTCCCGTACTTCATCCCCCTCAACGGTGACCGCCTCCTTCGCAA CAAGAAACGCAAAGCCAG GGGCACCATGGTAAG GTGGCTGCGAGCCTACGAGAGTGCTGTCTCCTTCCACTTCAGCAACTATTTTGTGGGCTTTCTGTCCGAGGCCACGGCCACGTTGGCGGGGGCTGGCTTTACCGAGGAGAAGGATCACCTGGAATG GGATCTGACGGTGTCCAAGCCACTGAATGTGGAGCTGCCTCGGTCAATGGTAGAAGTTGTCACAAGCTGGAACCTGCCCATGTCTTATTGGCTAAATAACT ATGTTTTCAAGAATGCTCTCCGCCTGGGGACCTTCTCAGCTGTGCTGGTCACCTATGCAGCCAGTGCCCTCTTGCAT GGCTTCAGCTTCCACCTGGCTGCAGTCCTGATGTCCCTGGCTTTTATCACTTATGTGGAACATG TCCTTCGGAAGCGCCTGGCTCGGATCCTCAGTGCCTGTGTCTTGTCAAAGCGGTGCCCGCCAGACTGTTCACACCGGCATCGCTTG GGCCTGGGGGTGCGAGCCTTAAACTTGTTCTTTGGAGCCCTGGCCATCTTCCACCTGGCCTACCTGGGCTCCCTGTTTGATGTCGATGTGGATGACACCACAGAGGAGCAG GGCTACGGCATGGCATACACTCTCCACAAGTGGTCAGAGCTCAGCTGGGCCAGTCACTGGGTCACTTTTGGATGCTGGATCTTCTACCGTCTCATAGGCTGA
- the PORCN gene encoding protein-serine O-palmitoleoyltransferase porcupine isoform X3, which yields MATFSRQEFFQQLLQGCLLPTAQQGLDQIWLLLAICLACRLLWRLGLPSYLKHASTVAGGFFSLYHFFQLHMVWVVLLSLLCYLVLFLCRHSSHRGVFLSVTILIYLLMGEMHMVDTVTWHKMRGAQMIVAMKAVSLGFDLDRGEVGAVPSPVEFMGYLYFVGTIVFGPWISFHSYLQAVQGRPLSRQWLQKVAWSLALALLCLVLSTCVGPYLFPYFIPLNGDRLLRKWLRAYESAVSFHFSNYFVGFLSEATATLAGAGFTEEKDHLEWDLTVSKPLNVELPRSMVEVVTSWNLPMSYWLNNYVFKNALRLGTFSAVLVTYAASALLHGFSFHLAAVLMSLAFITYVEHVLRKRLARILSACVLSKRCPPDCSHRHRLGLGVRALNLFFGALAIFHLAYLGSLFDVDVDDTTEEQGYGMAYTLHKWSELSWASHWVTFGCWIFYRLIG from the exons ATGGCCACCTTCAGCCGCCAGGAATTTTTCCAACAGCTACTGCAAGGCTGTCTCCTGCCTACTGCCCAGCAGGGCCTTGACCAGATCTGGCTGCTCCTTGCCATCTGCCTTGCCTGCCGCCTCCTCTGGAGGCTCG GGTTGCCATCCTACCTGAAGCATGCAAGCACCGTGGCAGGCGGGTTCTTCAGCCTCTACCACTTCTTCCAGCTGCACATGGTTTGGGTCGTgctgctcagcctcctgtgctACCTCGTGCTGTTCCTCTGCCGACATTCCTCCCATCGAGGCGTCTTCCTCTCCGTCACCATCCTCATCTACCTACTCATGGG TGAGATGCACATGGTAGACACCGTGACATGGCACAAGATGCGAG GGGCCCAGATGATCGTGGCCATGAAGGCAGTGTCTCTGGGCTTCGACCTGGACCGGGGCGAGGTGGGTGCAGTGCCCTCACCAGTGGAGTTCATGGGCTACCTCTACTTCGTGGGCACCATTGTCTTCGGGCCCTGGATATCCTTCCACAGCTACCTACAGGCTGTCCAAGGCCGCCCACTG AGCCGCCAGTGGCTGCAGAAGGTGGCCTGGAGCCTGGCACTGGCCCTGCTGTGCCTTGTGCTGTCCACTTGCGTGGGCCCCTATCTCTTCCCGTACTTCATCCCCCTCAACGGTGACCGCCTCCTTCGCAA GTGGCTGCGAGCCTACGAGAGTGCTGTCTCCTTCCACTTCAGCAACTATTTTGTGGGCTTTCTGTCCGAGGCCACGGCCACGTTGGCGGGGGCTGGCTTTACCGAGGAGAAGGATCACCTGGAATG GGATCTGACGGTGTCCAAGCCACTGAATGTGGAGCTGCCTCGGTCAATGGTAGAAGTTGTCACAAGCTGGAACCTGCCCATGTCTTATTGGCTAAATAACT ATGTTTTCAAGAATGCTCTCCGCCTGGGGACCTTCTCAGCTGTGCTGGTCACCTATGCAGCCAGTGCCCTCTTGCAT GGCTTCAGCTTCCACCTGGCTGCAGTCCTGATGTCCCTGGCTTTTATCACTTATGTGGAACATG TCCTTCGGAAGCGCCTGGCTCGGATCCTCAGTGCCTGTGTCTTGTCAAAGCGGTGCCCGCCAGACTGTTCACACCGGCATCGCTTG GGCCTGGGGGTGCGAGCCTTAAACTTGTTCTTTGGAGCCCTGGCCATCTTCCACCTGGCCTACCTGGGCTCCCTGTTTGATGTCGATGTGGATGACACCACAGAGGAGCAG GGCTACGGCATGGCATACACTCTCCACAAGTGGTCAGAGCTCAGCTGGGCCAGTCACTGGGTCACTTTTGGATGCTGGATCTTCTACCGTCTCATAGGCTGA
- the PORCN gene encoding protein-serine O-palmitoleoyltransferase porcupine isoform X5: MVWVVLLSLLCYLVLFLCRHSSHRGVFLSVTILIYLLMGEMHMVDTVTWHKMRGAQMIVAMKAVSLGFDLDRGEVGAVPSPVEFMGYLYFVGTIVFGPWISFHSYLQAVQGRPLSRQWLQKVAWSLALALLCLVLSTCVGPYLFPYFIPLNGDRLLRNKKRKARGTMVRWLRAYESAVSFHFSNYFVGFLSEATATLAGAGFTEEKDHLEWDLTVSKPLNVELPRSMVEVVTSWNLPMSYWLNNYVFKNALRLGTFSAVLVTYAASALLHGFSFHLAAVLMSLAFITYVEHVLRKRLARILSACVLSKRCPPDCSHRHRLGLGVRALNLFFGALAIFHLAYLGSLFDVDVDDTTEEQGYGMAYTLHKWSELSWASHWVTFGCWIFYRLIG; this comes from the exons ATGGTTTGGGTCGTgctgctcagcctcctgtgctACCTCGTGCTGTTCCTCTGCCGACATTCCTCCCATCGAGGCGTCTTCCTCTCCGTCACCATCCTCATCTACCTACTCATGGG TGAGATGCACATGGTAGACACCGTGACATGGCACAAGATGCGAG GGGCCCAGATGATCGTGGCCATGAAGGCAGTGTCTCTGGGCTTCGACCTGGACCGGGGCGAGGTGGGTGCAGTGCCCTCACCAGTGGAGTTCATGGGCTACCTCTACTTCGTGGGCACCATTGTCTTCGGGCCCTGGATATCCTTCCACAGCTACCTACAGGCTGTCCAAGGCCGCCCACTG AGCCGCCAGTGGCTGCAGAAGGTGGCCTGGAGCCTGGCACTGGCCCTGCTGTGCCTTGTGCTGTCCACTTGCGTGGGCCCCTATCTCTTCCCGTACTTCATCCCCCTCAACGGTGACCGCCTCCTTCGCAA CAAGAAACGCAAAGCCAG GGGCACCATGGTAAG GTGGCTGCGAGCCTACGAGAGTGCTGTCTCCTTCCACTTCAGCAACTATTTTGTGGGCTTTCTGTCCGAGGCCACGGCCACGTTGGCGGGGGCTGGCTTTACCGAGGAGAAGGATCACCTGGAATG GGATCTGACGGTGTCCAAGCCACTGAATGTGGAGCTGCCTCGGTCAATGGTAGAAGTTGTCACAAGCTGGAACCTGCCCATGTCTTATTGGCTAAATAACT ATGTTTTCAAGAATGCTCTCCGCCTGGGGACCTTCTCAGCTGTGCTGGTCACCTATGCAGCCAGTGCCCTCTTGCAT GGCTTCAGCTTCCACCTGGCTGCAGTCCTGATGTCCCTGGCTTTTATCACTTATGTGGAACATG TCCTTCGGAAGCGCCTGGCTCGGATCCTCAGTGCCTGTGTCTTGTCAAAGCGGTGCCCGCCAGACTGTTCACACCGGCATCGCTTG GGCCTGGGGGTGCGAGCCTTAAACTTGTTCTTTGGAGCCCTGGCCATCTTCCACCTGGCCTACCTGGGCTCCCTGTTTGATGTCGATGTGGATGACACCACAGAGGAGCAG GGCTACGGCATGGCATACACTCTCCACAAGTGGTCAGAGCTCAGCTGGGCCAGTCACTGGGTCACTTTTGGATGCTGGATCTTCTACCGTCTCATAGGCTGA
- the PORCN gene encoding protein-serine O-palmitoleoyltransferase porcupine isoform X6, protein MVWVVLLSLLCYLVLFLCRHSSHRGVFLSVTILIYLLMGEMHMVDTVTWHKMRGAQMIVAMKAVSLGFDLDRGEVGAVPSPVEFMGYLYFVGTIVFGPWISFHSYLQAVQGRPLSRQWLQKVAWSLALALLCLVLSTCVGPYLFPYFIPLNGDRLLRKWLRAYESAVSFHFSNYFVGFLSEATATLAGAGFTEEKDHLEWDLTVSKPLNVELPRSMVEVVTSWNLPMSYWLNNYVFKNALRLGTFSAVLVTYAASALLHGFSFHLAAVLMSLAFITYVEHVLRKRLARILSACVLSKRCPPDCSHRHRLGLGVRALNLFFGALAIFHLAYLGSLFDVDVDDTTEEQGYGMAYTLHKWSELSWASHWVTFGCWIFYRLIG, encoded by the exons ATGGTTTGGGTCGTgctgctcagcctcctgtgctACCTCGTGCTGTTCCTCTGCCGACATTCCTCCCATCGAGGCGTCTTCCTCTCCGTCACCATCCTCATCTACCTACTCATGGG TGAGATGCACATGGTAGACACCGTGACATGGCACAAGATGCGAG GGGCCCAGATGATCGTGGCCATGAAGGCAGTGTCTCTGGGCTTCGACCTGGACCGGGGCGAGGTGGGTGCAGTGCCCTCACCAGTGGAGTTCATGGGCTACCTCTACTTCGTGGGCACCATTGTCTTCGGGCCCTGGATATCCTTCCACAGCTACCTACAGGCTGTCCAAGGCCGCCCACTG AGCCGCCAGTGGCTGCAGAAGGTGGCCTGGAGCCTGGCACTGGCCCTGCTGTGCCTTGTGCTGTCCACTTGCGTGGGCCCCTATCTCTTCCCGTACTTCATCCCCCTCAACGGTGACCGCCTCCTTCGCAA GTGGCTGCGAGCCTACGAGAGTGCTGTCTCCTTCCACTTCAGCAACTATTTTGTGGGCTTTCTGTCCGAGGCCACGGCCACGTTGGCGGGGGCTGGCTTTACCGAGGAGAAGGATCACCTGGAATG GGATCTGACGGTGTCCAAGCCACTGAATGTGGAGCTGCCTCGGTCAATGGTAGAAGTTGTCACAAGCTGGAACCTGCCCATGTCTTATTGGCTAAATAACT ATGTTTTCAAGAATGCTCTCCGCCTGGGGACCTTCTCAGCTGTGCTGGTCACCTATGCAGCCAGTGCCCTCTTGCAT GGCTTCAGCTTCCACCTGGCTGCAGTCCTGATGTCCCTGGCTTTTATCACTTATGTGGAACATG TCCTTCGGAAGCGCCTGGCTCGGATCCTCAGTGCCTGTGTCTTGTCAAAGCGGTGCCCGCCAGACTGTTCACACCGGCATCGCTTG GGCCTGGGGGTGCGAGCCTTAAACTTGTTCTTTGGAGCCCTGGCCATCTTCCACCTGGCCTACCTGGGCTCCCTGTTTGATGTCGATGTGGATGACACCACAGAGGAGCAG GGCTACGGCATGGCATACACTCTCCACAAGTGGTCAGAGCTCAGCTGGGCCAGTCACTGGGTCACTTTTGGATGCTGGATCTTCTACCGTCTCATAGGCTGA
- the EBP gene encoding 3-beta-hydroxysteroid-Delta(8),Delta(7)-isomerase, whose amino-acid sequence MTTNAGPLHPYWPQHLRLDNFVPNDRPTWHILAGLFSVTGVLVVTTWLLSGRAAVVPLGTWRRLSLCWFAVCGFIHLVIEGWFILYYEDLLEDQAFLSQLWKEYSKGDSRYILGDNFTVCMESITVCLWGPLSLWVVIAFLRQHPLRFVLQLVVSVGQIYGDVLYFLTEHRDGFQHGELGHPLYFWFYFVFMNSLWLVLPGVLVLDAVKHLTHAQSTLDAKTTKAKSKKN is encoded by the exons ATGACTACCAACGCGGGCCCTTTGCACCCATACTGGCCTCAGCACCTAAGACTGGACAACTTTGTGCCTAATGACCGCCCCACCTGGCATATACTGgctggcctcttctctgtcacaGGGGTCTTAGTTGTGACCACGTGGCTGTTGTCGGGTCGTGCTGCGGTGGTCCCACTGGGGACTTGGCGGCGACTGTCCCTGTGCTGGTTTGCAGTGTGTGGGTTCATTCACCTGGTGATTGAGGGCTGGTTCATTCTCTACTATGAGGACCTGCTTGAAGACCAAGCCTTCTTATCCCAACTCT gGAAAGAATATTCCAAGGGAGACAGCCGATACATCCT GGGTGACAACTTCACAGTGTGCATGGAGAGCATCACAGTTTGCCTTTGGGGACCACTCAGCCTGTGGGTGGTGATTGCCTTTCTCCGCCAGCATCCCCTACGCTTTGTTCTACAGCTCGTGGTCTCTGTGG GTCAGATCTATGGGGATGTGCTCTACTTCCTGACGGAGCACCGTGACGGATTCCAGCATGGGGAGCTGGGCCACCCTCTCTACTTCTGGTTTTACTTTGTCTTCATGAACAGCCTGTGGCTGGTGCTGCCTGGAGTCCTTGTGCTTGATGCTGTGAAGCACCTCACTCATGCCCAGAGCACGCTGGATGCCAAGACCACGAAAGCCAAGAGCAAGAAGAACTGA